A genome region from Paracoccus stylophorae includes the following:
- a CDS encoding NlpC/P60 family protein — MSLDRRLTPATERVALASLRGILDRPAYSAGDPARVAVPLADLMSAPDGRRDRQVNFGADATVIDRDGDWAFVQMALDGYCGWLRHDALTDDMPPVTHRVIAPATHVYPAPDMKRHQMHALSLGARLSVTGTEGGFARLATGGYVPLPHIGDRPAADPVAVAELLIGTPYLWGGNSDWGIDCSGLVQAALTACDIPCPGDSDLQRAAFPAADNIRRGDLLFWPGHVALAVSDTQMIHATAWRMAVMWEPIANAIARIEAAGDGPFQGIRRPVRG; from the coding sequence ATGAGCCTCGACCGTCGCCTGACGCCGGCCACCGAGCGGGTCGCGCTGGCCAGCCTGCGGGGCATCCTCGACCGGCCGGCCTACAGCGCGGGCGATCCGGCGCGCGTCGCCGTTCCCCTCGCCGATCTGATGAGCGCGCCGGACGGTCGCCGCGACCGGCAGGTGAATTTCGGCGCCGACGCGACGGTGATCGACCGCGACGGCGACTGGGCGTTCGTGCAGATGGCGCTGGACGGATATTGCGGCTGGCTGCGCCACGATGCGCTGACCGACGATATGCCGCCCGTGACGCATCGCGTGATCGCGCCCGCCACCCATGTCTATCCCGCCCCCGACATGAAGCGGCACCAGATGCACGCGCTGTCTTTGGGCGCGCGCCTGTCGGTGACCGGGACCGAGGGCGGGTTCGCGCGCCTTGCCACCGGCGGCTATGTGCCGCTGCCCCATATCGGCGACCGGCCCGCCGCCGATCCGGTCGCGGTCGCGGAACTGCTGATCGGCACGCCCTATCTCTGGGGCGGCAACAGCGACTGGGGCATCGACTGTTCGGGGCTGGTGCAGGCGGCGCTGACGGCCTGCGACATCCCCTGCCCCGGCGACAGCGACCTTCAGCGCGCGGCCTTTCCCGCCGCCGACAACATCCGGCGCGGCGACCTGCTGTTCTGGCCCGGCCATGTCGCGCTGGCCGTGTCGGACACGCAGATGATCCACGCCACCGCCTGGAGGATGGCGGTCATGTGGGAGCCGATAGCGAACGCCATCGCCCGCATCGAGGCGGCCGGCGACGGCCCGTTTCAGGGCATCCGAAGACCCGTCAGGGGATGA
- a CDS encoding COG3650 family protein — MLRAALVVLLLAGPAHATQEYILPTLFDVTGVAADDVLNLREGPDASAPIIGALAPDATHIEVVEERRGWGRVNAGERSGWVSLRFLAYRTDVWQDGALPQGFSCHGTEPFWNVATDGGELVLDGVDLPAQRHDIGAILGTGVFRDPMRAVLADDLTLIATPQICSDGMSDRLFGLRASLIRHGPSPQLLSGCCSIQP, encoded by the coding sequence ATGCTGCGCGCCGCCCTTGTCGTCCTGTTGCTGGCCGGTCCGGCCCATGCGACGCAGGAATATATCCTGCCGACGCTGTTCGACGTGACCGGTGTCGCCGCCGACGACGTGCTGAACCTGCGCGAAGGCCCCGATGCCTCGGCCCCGATCATCGGCGCGCTGGCCCCCGATGCCACGCATATCGAGGTGGTCGAGGAGCGGCGCGGATGGGGTCGGGTCAATGCCGGCGAGCGGTCGGGTTGGGTGTCGCTGCGCTTTCTGGCCTATCGCACCGATGTCTGGCAGGACGGCGCGCTGCCGCAGGGGTTTTCCTGTCACGGGACCGAGCCGTTCTGGAACGTCGCCACCGATGGCGGCGAACTGGTGCTGGACGGGGTGGATCTGCCCGCGCAGCGCCATGACATCGGCGCGATCCTTGGCACCGGCGTCTTTCGCGACCCGATGCGCGCCGTGCTGGCCGATGACCTGACCCTGATCGCCACGCCGCAGATCTGTTCGGACGGCATGTCCGACCGCCTGTTCGGCCTGCGCGCCAGCCTGATCCGGCACGGGCCTTCGCCGCAGCTTCTGTCGGGCTGCTGTTCGATCCAGCCCTAG
- the dapB gene encoding 4-hydroxy-tetrahydrodipicolinate reductase, with product MSDFQQTDTGEVPGIVVTGASGRMGQMLIRLILTDDRVRLAGALERDGHAWIGRDIGEAMGGQPAGVLVSDDPVTTIARAQAVIDFTAPTATAGFAELTAQARAVHVVGTTGLDAEDLAKLSAAARHAPIIRAGNMSLGVNLLAGLTRKVAAALGEDWDIEIVEAHHRMKVDAPSGTALMLGQAAAEGRGAALDDLRTPAREGITGAREAGRIGFSAVRGGDIVGEHDVIFAGTGERLILRHVATDRAIFARGAIRAALWGQDKDPGEYDMADVLGLT from the coding sequence ATGAGCGATTTCCAGCAGACCGACACCGGCGAGGTGCCGGGCATCGTCGTGACCGGCGCCTCGGGGCGGATGGGGCAGATGCTGATCCGGCTGATCCTGACCGACGACAGGGTGCGTCTGGCCGGCGCGCTGGAACGCGACGGCCATGCGTGGATCGGCCGCGACATCGGCGAGGCGATGGGCGGCCAGCCGGCGGGCGTTCTGGTCAGCGACGATCCGGTCACGACCATCGCGCGGGCGCAGGCGGTGATCGACTTCACCGCCCCCACCGCCACCGCGGGCTTTGCGGAACTGACCGCGCAGGCCCGCGCCGTGCATGTGGTCGGCACCACCGGGCTGGACGCGGAGGATCTGGCCAAACTGTCGGCAGCCGCCCGTCACGCGCCCATCATCCGCGCCGGCAACATGAGTTTGGGCGTGAACCTGCTGGCGGGGCTGACCCGCAAGGTGGCCGCAGCACTTGGCGAGGATTGGGACATCGAGATCGTCGAGGCGCATCACCGCATGAAGGTCGACGCGCCCTCGGGCACCGCGCTGATGCTGGGCCAGGCCGCAGCCGAAGGCCGGGGCGCGGCCCTGGACGATCTGCGCACGCCCGCGCGCGAGGGGATCACCGGCGCGCGCGAGGCGGGCCGCATCGGCTTCTCGGCCGTTCGGGGCGGCGACATCGTGGGCGAACACGACGTGATCTTCGCCGGCACGGGCGAGCGTCTGATCCTGCGCCATGTCGCCACCGACCGCGCGATCTTTGCGCGCGGCGCGATCCGGGCGGCGCTGTGGGGGCAGGACAAGGACCCGGGCGAATACGACATGGCCGACGTTCTGGGGCTGACCTGA
- a CDS encoding nucleotidyltransferase family protein, with product MRPLMIFAAGLGTRMRPLTQTRPKPLIEVAGQTLLDRALHLGRQAGCAPIAVNTHYLGQQIADHLAGQDVAISDEAGAILDTGGGLRKALPLLGSGPVMTLNPDVVWTGPNPLETLAREWRDGMQALLALVPIDRATARQGAGDFALDGAGRIARRGDFVYAGAQIVDPDLLADITDDVFSLNRVWDAAIARGTGFGTVHPGGWCDVGRPDAIPLAEALLHG from the coding sequence ATGCGCCCGCTGATGATCTTTGCCGCCGGTCTGGGCACGCGGATGCGGCCGCTGACGCAGACCCGGCCGAAACCGCTGATCGAGGTCGCGGGCCAGACCCTGCTGGATCGGGCGCTGCATCTGGGCCGTCAGGCCGGCTGCGCGCCCATCGCGGTCAACACGCATTATCTGGGCCAGCAGATCGCGGATCATCTGGCCGGTCAGGACGTGGCGATCAGCGATGAGGCCGGCGCGATCCTGGATACCGGCGGCGGTTTGCGCAAGGCGCTGCCCCTGCTGGGGTCGGGGCCTGTGATGACGCTGAACCCGGACGTGGTCTGGACCGGACCCAACCCGCTGGAAACGCTGGCCCGCGAATGGCGCGACGGGATGCAGGCGCTGCTGGCGCTGGTGCCCATCGACCGGGCGACGGCGCGGCAGGGCGCGGGCGATTTCGCGCTGGACGGCGCGGGCCGGATCGCGCGCCGCGGCGATTTCGTCTATGCCGGGGCGCAGATCGTCGACCCCGACCTGCTGGCCGACATCACGGACGACGTCTTCTCGCTGAACCGGGTCTGGGACGCGGCGATTGCGCGCGGAACCGGTTTCGGCACGGTCCATCCCGGCGGCTGGTGCGATGTGGGCCGGCCCGACGCGATCCCGCTGGCCGAGGCGCTGCTGCATGGCTGA
- a CDS encoding HIT family protein: MTQDSCLFCRIAAGDLPAHVIHRDDRIVAFLDLHPIREGHALVIPRDHHVWFEDLPPGLATRITSCAQSIARAMKRLYDVPRVSMFYTGIHVAHAHAHVVPMHHVHDVTSLAYLAEGPDGFSAPPQLPADRMQDIARQLRDAI, from the coding sequence ATGACACAAGATTCCTGCCTGTTCTGCCGCATCGCCGCCGGCGATCTGCCCGCCCATGTCATCCACCGCGACGATCGCATCGTGGCCTTTCTGGACCTGCACCCGATCCGCGAGGGTCACGCGCTGGTCATCCCCCGCGACCATCATGTCTGGTTCGAGGATCTGCCCCCCGGACTGGCCACCCGCATCACCAGCTGCGCCCAATCCATCGCCCGCGCGATGAAACGGCTTTACGACGTGCCGCGCGTGTCGATGTTCTATACCGGCATCCATGTGGCCCACGCCCATGCCCATGTCGTGCCCATGCATCACGTCCACGACGTCACCTCGCTGGCCTATCTGGCCGAGGGGCCGGACGGGTTTTCCGCGCCGCCGCAACTGCCGGCGGACCGGATGCAGGACATCGCCCGGCAACTGCGCGACGCGATCTAG
- a CDS encoding phosphodiester glycosidase family protein has translation MQRQLGVIAGMVFAMALPVASEGCGRVDHDGQGYVVCQVDAAHEAGLRLWQDDGNGRPLNNFNNLRKTLAPGETLDFAMNAGMFHPDYRPVGLLVIDGQERQPVNTQAGGGNFGMLPNGVFCTGGARPFQVIESRAFAAAQPECRLATQSGPMLVIDGALHPRFLVDSDSRYIRNGVGVAPDGQTAWFAISDRPVTFHEFGRLFRDGLRVRDALYLDGSISRLYAPAVNRADFGRSLGPMIGLVGTAE, from the coding sequence CTGCAGCGGCAGTTGGGCGTCATTGCGGGGATGGTGTTCGCCATGGCGCTGCCGGTCGCGTCCGAGGGGTGCGGACGGGTCGACCATGACGGTCAGGGCTATGTCGTCTGTCAGGTCGATGCCGCGCATGAGGCCGGGCTGCGGCTGTGGCAGGACGATGGAAACGGCCGGCCCCTGAACAATTTCAACAATCTGCGCAAGACGCTGGCGCCCGGCGAGACGCTGGATTTCGCTATGAACGCGGGCATGTTCCACCCCGACTATCGGCCCGTGGGATTGCTGGTGATCGACGGGCAGGAACGCCAGCCGGTCAACACGCAGGCGGGCGGCGGCAATTTCGGGATGTTGCCCAACGGGGTGTTCTGCACCGGCGGCGCGCGGCCGTTTCAGGTGATCGAAAGCCGGGCATTCGCCGCCGCGCAGCCCGAATGCCGGCTGGCGACGCAATCGGGCCCGATGCTGGTCATCGACGGCGCGCTGCATCCGCGGTTCCTGGTCGATTCCGACAGCCGCTACATCCGCAACGGCGTCGGCGTCGCGCCGGATGGGCAGACGGCGTGGTTTGCCATCTCGGACCGGCCGGTGACATTTCACGAATTCGGGCGGCTGTTCCGCGACGGGCTGCGGGTGCGCGACGCGCTGTATCTGGACGGCTCGATCAGCCGGCTTTACGCGCCGGCGGTGAACCGGGCGGATTTCGGGCGCAGCCTGGGGCCGATGATCGGGCTGGTCGGTACCGCCGAGTGA
- the truB gene encoding tRNA pseudouridine(55) synthase TruB — MARKKGRDITGWLIVDKPAGVTSTAVVNKVRWALDAKKAGHAGTLDPDATGVLAVALGEATKTAAILTDALKCYDFTVNWGAETTTDDASGQVLRQSDARPDRADIDAALPDFTGEIMQVPPAFSAVKVDGERAYDLAREGADLDLAARPLWVESLTLLQAERDTARLEMVCGKGGYVRAIARDLGRKLGCLGHVAALRRVWSGPFEVEDGVTFDRVDRDAQDWLESRLLPLESALDDLPMLRATPEGAVRIRNGNPGEVTGGAEWGELVWVADARGPVCIGRYQGGKVQPERVFNL; from the coding sequence ATGGCACGCAAGAAGGGCCGCGACATCACCGGCTGGCTGATCGTGGACAAGCCGGCAGGCGTCACCTCGACCGCGGTCGTCAACAAGGTGCGATGGGCGCTGGACGCGAAGAAGGCGGGACATGCCGGCACGCTGGACCCCGACGCCACCGGCGTTCTGGCCGTCGCCCTGGGCGAGGCCACGAAAACCGCGGCGATCCTGACCGATGCGCTGAAATGCTATGACTTCACCGTGAACTGGGGGGCCGAGACGACGACCGACGATGCCTCGGGCCAGGTGCTGCGGCAGTCCGACGCCCGCCCGGACCGGGCGGACATCGACGCCGCGCTGCCGGATTTCACGGGCGAGATCATGCAGGTTCCGCCCGCCTTTTCGGCCGTCAAGGTGGACGGCGAACGCGCCTATGACCTGGCGCGCGAGGGGGCCGATCTGGACCTCGCCGCGCGCCCGCTATGGGTCGAAAGCCTGACCTTGCTTCAGGCCGAGCGCGACACCGCGCGGCTGGAGATGGTCTGCGGCAAGGGCGGCTACGTGCGCGCCATCGCCCGCGACCTGGGGCGCAAGCTGGGCTGTCTGGGCCATGTCGCCGCCCTGCGGCGGGTCTGGTCGGGGCCGTTCGAGGTCGAGGACGGGGTGACGTTCGACCGCGTCGACCGGGATGCGCAGGACTGGCTGGAATCGCGGCTGCTGCCGCTGGAATCGGCGCTGGACGATCTGCCGATGCTGCGCGCGACGCCAGAGGGCGCGGTGCGAATCCGCAACGGCAATCCCGGCGAGGTGACAGGCGGGGCGGAATGGGGCGAGCTGGTGTGGGTCGCGGATGCGCGCGGCCCGGTCTGCATCGGCCGCTATCAGGGCGGCAAGGTCCAGCCCGAGCGCGTGTTCAACCTCTGA
- the tsaE gene encoding tRNA (adenosine(37)-N6)-threonylcarbamoyltransferase complex ATPase subunit type 1 TsaE: MTTLRLTADQDMTAALARMLAATARPGDTILLDGPVGAGKTHFARAFIRARQGPAAEDVPSPTFTLVQTYDDPMGTEVWHADLYRLTDPAELDELGLDEARDSAICLIEWPDRMETLPDTALTVAIMPDDDPDLRRIALSGPDLSRAVARARFVRGAGWADARVVPLAGDASARRYFRLTGPDGAAVLMDDPAGDCGQFVAMTHWLRERGFGAPELLAADTAAGLLLVQDLGDDLVARVLRDRPAQAQAIHDRITNLLVALHRHEVPDFVPALDGPALAEQAGLFADWYPQAVDQTDGFGRDIAPVIAALHADLAADQPPVLALRDFHAENLIWRGEAPLGLIDYQDAVSCHPAYDLVSVLQDARHEVAPAIETASIARYLAATGLDEGRFRAAYALLGAQRNLRILGIFTRLCVRDGKPRYLDFMPRVWGYVQRNLAHPALAPLARTLTGLPAPDGATLDRIRRRCAR; the protein is encoded by the coding sequence ATGACGACACTGCGCCTGACCGCCGATCAAGACATGACTGCCGCCTTGGCGCGGATGCTGGCCGCCACCGCGCGGCCCGGCGACACGATCCTGCTGGACGGGCCGGTCGGGGCCGGCAAGACCCATTTCGCACGCGCCTTCATCCGCGCCCGGCAGGGGCCGGCGGCCGAGGATGTGCCCAGCCCGACCTTCACGCTGGTCCAGACCTATGACGACCCGATGGGGACCGAGGTCTGGCACGCCGACCTGTATCGCCTGACCGATCCGGCCGAGCTGGACGAGCTGGGCCTGGACGAGGCCCGTGACAGCGCCATCTGCCTGATCGAATGGCCGGACCGGATGGAAACGCTGCCCGATACGGCGCTGACGGTCGCGATCATGCCCGACGATGACCCGGATCTGCGCCGGATCGCGCTGTCCGGCCCCGATCTGTCGCGGGCGGTCGCGCGGGCGCGGTTCGTCCGGGGTGCCGGATGGGCGGACGCGCGGGTCGTGCCGCTGGCGGGCGATGCCTCGGCCCGCCGCTATTTCCGGCTGACGGGGCCGGATGGGGCTGCGGTGCTGATGGACGATCCGGCGGGCGATTGCGGGCAATTCGTGGCGATGACGCACTGGCTGCGCGAACGCGGCTTCGGCGCGCCCGAACTGCTGGCCGCGGACACGGCGGCGGGGCTGCTGCTGGTTCAGGATCTGGGCGACGATCTGGTCGCGCGGGTGCTGCGCGACCGGCCGGCGCAGGCGCAGGCGATCCATGACCGGATCACCAATCTGCTGGTCGCGCTGCACCGCCACGAGGTGCCGGACTTCGTCCCGGCGCTGGACGGGCCGGCGCTGGCCGAACAGGCGGGGCTGTTTGCCGACTGGTATCCGCAGGCGGTGGACCAGACGGACGGTTTCGGCCGCGACATCGCGCCCGTCATCGCCGCGCTTCACGCCGATCTGGCCGCAGACCAGCCGCCGGTGCTTGCCCTGCGGGATTTTCATGCCGAAAACCTGATCTGGCGCGGCGAGGCGCCCCTGGGGCTGATCGACTATCAGGACGCGGTTTCCTGCCATCCGGCCTATGATCTGGTGTCGGTGCTGCAAGATGCCCGCCACGAGGTCGCCCCGGCGATCGAGACGGCCAGCATCGCCCGCTATCTGGCCGCGACCGGGCTGGATGAGGGACGGTTCCGCGCCGCCTATGCGCTGCTGGGGGCGCAGCGCAATCTGCGCATCCTGGGCATCTTCACGCGGCTTTGCGTGCGCGACGGCAAGCCACGCTATCTTGATTTCATGCCGCGCGTGTGGGGCTATGTGCAGCGCAACCTGGCCCATCCCGCGCTGGCGCCGCTGGCCCGCACCCTGACCGGATTGCCCGCGCCGGACGGGGCCACGCTTGACAGGATCCGCCGCCGATGCGCCCGCTGA
- the rbfA gene encoding 30S ribosome-binding factor RbfA, which yields MAQNRFSHGPGPSQRQLRVGELIRRTLSDVLLRADVHDPDLNRHSITVGEVRTSADLKVATAYVLPLGGHDAEDALAALRRNAPELRHLVAKGLTLKYAPQLRFQLDETFDRLDDTRRMFADERVRRDVEAPDADDDRNDA from the coding sequence ATGGCACAGAACCGCTTTTCCCATGGCCCGGGCCCGTCGCAGCGTCAGCTGCGGGTGGGCGAACTGATCCGCCGCACCCTGTCGGACGTGCTGTTGCGCGCGGACGTGCATGACCCCGACCTGAACCGTCATTCGATCACCGTGGGCGAGGTGCGCACCTCGGCCGACCTGAAGGTGGCGACCGCCTATGTGCTGCCGCTTGGCGGTCACGACGCCGAGGACGCGCTGGCCGCGCTGCGCCGCAACGCGCCGGAACTGCGCCACCTTGTCGCCAAGGGCCTGACGCTGAAATACGCGCCGCAGCTGCGGTTCCAGCTGGACGAGACCTTCGACCGGCTGGACGACACCCGCCGCATGTTCGCCGATGAGCGTGTGCGCCGCGATGTCGAGGCGCCGGACGCGGACGATGATCGCAACGATGCTTGA
- a CDS encoding SH3 domain-containing protein has product MMRFYSLVLAPLALVISGAVVMAQQLDVPIHEYESDGQAANCSQGTVMGLKTDGDGFLAVRSGPGSNYRKLGEVHNGDRLTIFEGRDGWYGIAVPGGQIDQADVCQRVGPRRQISGRGLGWVHGNWVGNIIP; this is encoded by the coding sequence ATGATGAGATTTTACAGCCTTGTCCTTGCCCCATTGGCGCTGGTGATCAGCGGCGCGGTCGTGATGGCGCAGCAACTGGATGTTCCGATCCACGAATACGAATCGGACGGTCAGGCCGCGAATTGCAGCCAGGGGACCGTGATGGGGCTGAAGACGGATGGCGACGGTTTTCTGGCCGTCCGCAGCGGGCCGGGCAGCAACTACCGCAAGTTGGGCGAAGTTCATAATGGTGATCGCCTGACGATCTTCGAGGGTCGCGATGGTTGGTATGGCATCGCGGTGCCGGGCGGACAGATCGATCAGGCGGATGTCTGCCAGAGGGTCGGGCCGCGTCGTCAGATTTCCGGCAGGGGCCTTGGCTGGGTTCATGGCAACTGGGTCGGCAACATCATCCCCTGA
- a CDS encoding leucyl aminopeptidase family protein, translating to MTPEFAPATDESLPIWPVWKDDPIPPQAQAGDWPERCGFTGASGETCLLPDGQGGLAGALVGLGARDRADRQRFGFARAADLPRGVWHLAETPDGFDAEQAALGWLLGQYRFARYKSAPSPAARLVCPDGVDAAKVQAIAAGEYLTRDLINTPASDMGPQQLEDGARDLARALGASVEVTTGAALLTANLPMIHAVGRAAQDAPRLIDIRLGDGAGPALTIVGKGVCFDTGGLNLKPGASMGLMKKDMGGAATALGLLKMLAETGAAQGRRIRVLIPAVENSVAGNAFRPGDVLTSRKGLTVEVNNTDAEGRLVLADALTLAAEEKPDLMISFATLTGAARVALGPDIPPFYCDDDTTAQTIQSAAMQVADPLWRMPFWAPYESLIEPQIADLDNAPSGGMAGSITAALFLRRFAEGAGRYVHLDIYGWQPTAAPGRPKGGVGQGARAILAALPRMLA from the coding sequence ATGACCCCGGAATTCGCCCCCGCCACGGATGAGTCGCTGCCGATCTGGCCGGTCTGGAAGGACGATCCCATCCCGCCGCAGGCGCAGGCGGGCGACTGGCCGGAACGCTGCGGCTTCACCGGCGCGTCGGGCGAAACCTGCCTTCTGCCGGACGGACAGGGCGGTCTTGCCGGTGCGCTTGTGGGGCTTGGCGCGCGCGATCGCGCGGACCGCCAGCGGTTCGGCTTTGCGCGCGCCGCCGACCTTCCCCGCGGCGTGTGGCATCTGGCCGAAACGCCCGACGGGTTCGACGCCGAACAGGCCGCGCTTGGCTGGCTGCTGGGCCAGTATCGCTTTGCCCGCTACAAGTCCGCGCCGTCGCCCGCCGCGCGCCTTGTCTGCCCGGACGGTGTCGATGCCGCCAAGGTGCAGGCCATCGCCGCCGGCGAATACCTGACCCGCGACCTGATCAACACGCCGGCCAGCGACATGGGGCCGCAACAGCTTGAGGATGGGGCGCGCGATCTGGCCCGCGCTCTGGGCGCCTCGGTCGAGGTGACGACCGGCGCGGCGCTGCTGACCGCAAACCTGCCGATGATCCACGCCGTCGGGCGCGCGGCGCAGGACGCGCCGCGGCTGATCGACATCCGGCTGGGCGATGGCGCGGGTCCGGCGCTGACCATCGTCGGCAAGGGGGTCTGCTTCGATACCGGCGGGCTGAACCTGAAGCCCGGTGCGTCGATGGGGCTGATGAAAAAGGACATGGGCGGGGCCGCGACCGCGCTTGGCCTGCTGAAAATGCTGGCGGAGACCGGCGCGGCGCAGGGCCGCCGCATCCGCGTGCTGATCCCGGCAGTCGAAAACAGCGTGGCCGGCAACGCCTTTCGCCCCGGCGACGTGCTGACCAGCCGCAAGGGGCTGACGGTCGAGGTGAACAACACCGACGCCGAAGGAAGGCTGGTGCTGGCCGACGCGCTGACGCTGGCGGCCGAGGAAAAGCCCGATCTGATGATCTCGTTCGCGACGCTGACCGGGGCGGCGCGGGTGGCGCTTGGCCCCGACATTCCGCCCTTCTACTGCGACGACGACACGACCGCGCAGACGATCCAGTCGGCCGCGATGCAGGTCGCCGATCCGCTGTGGCGGATGCCGTTCTGGGCGCCCTACGAGTCGCTGATCGAACCGCAGATCGCGGATCTGGACAACGCGCCCTCGGGCGGCATGGCCGGCTCGATCACCGCGGCGCTGTTCCTGCGCCGCTTTGCCGAAGGGGCGGGCCGTTACGTGCATCTGGACATCTATGGCTGGCAGCCGACCGCCGCGCCGGGCCGGCCCAAGGGCGGCGTCGGTCAGGGCGCGCGCGCGATCCTGGCCGCGCTGCCGCGGATGCTGGCATGA